One genomic window of Leptospira harrisiae includes the following:
- a CDS encoding LA_2478/LA_2722/LA_4182 family protein gives MKKISLFLLILAPLLITAQTLKDAKEFQALSKKMCAKTSECMKEKLKDLPADQRKMVESQFVNGNVCESRYKNYVVEGQKPANNQPTKKLSKQDLEDMKKCAKEMAAFSCADLEDGKVPEACEKFQEED, from the coding sequence ATGAAAAAAATTTCCCTTTTTTTACTAATACTTGCACCTCTTCTCATCACCGCACAGACATTAAAAGATGCGAAAGAATTCCAAGCACTCTCCAAAAAAATGTGTGCAAAAACTTCTGAGTGTATGAAAGAAAAGTTAAAAGATCTTCCTGCCGACCAAAGAAAAATGGTCGAATCTCAATTTGTGAATGGGAACGTCTGCGAATCTAGATACAAAAATTACGTGGTAGAAGGCCAAAAACCGGCAAACAACCAACCCACAAAAAAACTCTCCAAACAAGATTTGGAAGACATGAAAAAATGTGCCAAAGAGATGGCAGCATTTTCTTGTGCAGATTTAGAAGATGGAAAAGTTCCAGAAGCTTGCGAAAAATTCCAAGAAGAAGACTAA
- a CDS encoding LBF_4227 family protein, which produces MDEKQTKHRKKGGIKSAFEDLVAKLVAYGEVMAIYIQKNLQIYIRNLVLSSVWVFTSIFLIFLGLSYVSYGIFLSIQKFFASGDPILASFGTGFGFLIFAILFLSLVLKKR; this is translated from the coding sequence TTGGACGAGAAACAAACAAAACATCGTAAAAAAGGCGGAATCAAATCCGCCTTTGAAGATTTAGTCGCTAAACTTGTAGCCTACGGCGAAGTTATGGCAATTTACATTCAAAAGAATCTCCAAATTTATATTAGAAATTTGGTTTTGTCTTCTGTTTGGGTTTTCACTTCTATTTTTCTTATTTTTTTGGGACTCTCGTACGTTTCGTACGGTATCTTTTTAAGCATCCAAAAGTTTTTTGCAAGCGGCGATCCAATCCTTGCTAGTTTTGGAACAGGATTTGGATTTTTGATTTTTGCCATTTTGTTTTTGTCACTGGTTCTAAAGAAAAGATAA
- a CDS encoding BtrH N-terminal domain-containing protein yields MILNNFSPFVGVHCETTTTGTLLKHIGIKLSEPMLFGIGEGLSFIFWNMKSMDFPFIGGRVKPDGLTENISKNLNLKLKIQETASKSKAWSSVCDLIDSGTPVGLKLDCFHLEYFSKPFHFAGHYAALYGYDKTNAYLIDTKQQGTKVRTSIKSLELARSEKGAMASKNLFYTIEPGKKQINLGKVVALAAKNNAREYLNPPITNVSYKGIRKLASNLEKWFHSSKDIQRDFGTTAMLMEKAGTGGAIFRNLYRDFLFESYELTKDPIFKNTHLQFQEISNHWTKIASLFDSLGKKGDDRLLGEIKNLLNRTADLELSAMTNLLKLKDV; encoded by the coding sequence ATGATTTTAAATAATTTTTCTCCCTTTGTAGGAGTTCACTGTGAAACAACAACGACGGGTACTCTTTTAAAACACATTGGGATCAAACTTTCAGAACCCATGTTATTTGGTATAGGAGAAGGTCTTAGTTTTATTTTTTGGAATATGAAATCTATGGATTTTCCCTTTATTGGTGGGCGTGTCAAACCGGACGGGCTCACGGAAAATATTTCTAAAAACCTAAATTTAAAGCTGAAAATCCAAGAAACGGCTTCTAAATCTAAGGCTTGGTCCTCGGTTTGCGATCTGATAGATTCGGGAACACCCGTCGGATTGAAGTTGGATTGTTTTCATTTGGAATATTTTTCAAAGCCATTCCATTTTGCAGGTCATTATGCGGCTCTTTACGGATACGACAAAACAAATGCATATTTGATTGATACCAAACAACAGGGAACAAAAGTTCGAACTTCTATAAAAAGTTTGGAGCTTGCAAGAAGCGAAAAGGGCGCTATGGCATCTAAAAATCTTTTTTATACAATCGAGCCTGGGAAAAAACAAATAAACTTGGGAAAGGTAGTTGCACTTGCTGCAAAAAACAATGCACGTGAATATTTAAATCCTCCAATTACCAATGTATCCTATAAAGGAATTCGGAAACTAGCATCCAATTTAGAGAAGTGGTTTCACTCTTCAAAAGACATTCAAAGAGATTTTGGAACCACAGCTATGCTGATGGAAAAGGCTGGGACAGGTGGTGCCATTTTTCGTAATTTATATCGAGATTTCCTTTTTGAATCTTATGAGTTAACAAAAGATCCTATCTTTAAAAATACCCACCTCCAATTTCAAGAGATCTCAAATCATTGGACAAAAATAGCCTCTTTGTTTGATTCCTTAGGTAAAAAAGGAGACGATCGACTGTTAGGTGAAATTAAAAATCTTCTCAATCGGACGGCCGATTTGGAATTAAGTGCGATGACGAATTTATTAAAATTAAAAGATGTTTAA
- a CDS encoding DUF883 family protein: MEEVKKDKSLIDEIKLYEKKAKEIEQRAKEKYMEQVSDIKQKLGKASEEASIKAKEVIDNVGSYVKEHPQKAAVIGFGVGLGLGIALGLIFKKK; the protein is encoded by the coding sequence ATGGAAGAAGTGAAAAAAGATAAATCCCTCATCGACGAAATTAAGTTGTATGAGAAAAAAGCCAAAGAAATTGAACAAAGAGCCAAGGAGAAGTATATGGAACAAGTAAGTGACATCAAACAAAAGTTAGGTAAGGCAAGTGAAGAGGCTTCTATCAAAGCAAAAGAAGTCATTGACAATGTTGGGTCTTACGTAAAAGAACACCCACAAAAAGCAGCTGTCATCGGCTTTGGTGTTGGCCTTGGCCTTGGAATTGCACTTGGTTTAATCTTTAAGAAGAAATAA
- a CDS encoding SDR family NAD(P)-dependent oxidoreductase has protein sequence MSNKIWLITGSSRGFGRIWTEAALQRGDKVAATARSIANLAELKEKYGDQVLTLELDVTKPEEVKRVVEEAHAHFGRLDIILNNAGYSLVGTIEEASGEEVRALYETNIFGPLSVIQAALPLLRKQGGGHIIGVSSTMGLVSAPLIGYYCSSKWAFEAIHESLASEVKPFGIKVTIVEPGAYATEFGSPTSLKFAAGLGIYTDLKNQVQEGLKNQHRGNPNATPEALFKMIDAENPPLRLFLGSQNLPLVRRTYADRFATWEAWEEVSNSAQGSL, from the coding sequence ATGTCTAACAAAATCTGGCTCATTACAGGAAGTTCTCGCGGTTTCGGTCGAATATGGACGGAGGCTGCCCTCCAACGCGGAGACAAAGTGGCGGCCACCGCACGTTCAATTGCAAACTTGGCAGAACTGAAGGAAAAATACGGTGATCAAGTTCTAACATTAGAACTCGACGTCACAAAACCCGAAGAGGTCAAACGTGTGGTGGAAGAAGCCCATGCGCACTTTGGCAGACTAGATATAATCTTGAACAACGCTGGATATTCGCTTGTGGGTACCATTGAAGAAGCAAGTGGAGAGGAAGTCAGGGCTCTTTATGAAACTAATATTTTTGGTCCACTCTCTGTGATCCAAGCGGCATTACCGTTATTACGCAAACAGGGTGGAGGTCATATCATTGGTGTTTCCAGCACGATGGGCCTTGTATCGGCGCCATTGATTGGATATTACTGTTCTTCCAAATGGGCCTTCGAAGCGATTCATGAAAGTCTGGCGAGCGAAGTGAAACCTTTCGGTATCAAAGTAACTATTGTAGAACCTGGTGCCTATGCCACCGAGTTTGGAAGCCCCACTTCATTGAAGTTTGCAGCAGGACTTGGTATCTACACAGATCTTAAAAACCAGGTCCAAGAGGGATTAAAAAACCAACATAGAGGGAATCCAAATGCAACACCTGAGGCTTTGTTCAAAATGATCGATGCAGAAAACCCTCCCCTTCGATTGTTTCTTGGCAGTCAGAATTTACCTTTGGTGCGAAGAACCTATGCAGATCGTTTTGCCACTTGGGAAGCTTGGGAGGAAGTTTCAAACTCAGCACAGGGATCATTGTAA
- a CDS encoding DUF4279 domain-containing protein, translating to MESGTQREAKSWAMFAINGPKLRPLEVTEKLGIQPDYYHGADAKDIENMTIPSHWQLNSKLGPEFPVLDHIWDLLKTLAPVRKDLKEFTESYESTIYVSVEFASEFTKGVVLDKRTMLLLGEMGVNLEIIPWELDVTP from the coding sequence ATGGAATCAGGAACACAAAGGGAAGCAAAATCGTGGGCGATGTTCGCCATCAATGGGCCCAAACTAAGGCCATTGGAAGTCACAGAGAAACTGGGCATCCAACCGGACTATTACCACGGTGCTGATGCAAAAGACATAGAAAATATGACAATTCCGAGTCATTGGCAGCTGAATTCTAAGTTAGGACCTGAGTTTCCTGTGCTTGACCATATTTGGGATTTGCTTAAAACCTTAGCACCAGTTCGAAAAGATCTAAAAGAATTCACTGAAAGTTACGAATCTACCATTTATGTTTCTGTAGAGTTTGCCTCCGAGTTCACAAAAGGTGTGGTTCTCGACAAAAGGACTATGCTTTTGTTAGGTGAAATGGGTGTGAATTTAGAAATTATCCCCTGGGAACTCGATGTGACTCCCTAA
- a CDS encoding amino acid--tRNA ligase-related protein, whose amino-acid sequence MDSLSKDTLIFRSKVFRKVREILWRDGFLEVDTPTLKPVVGMEPYLDPFEVRSPSGAEKGYLITSPEYCLKQMMAKGMTRIFELAHTYRSGEMGSEFHSKEFVMLELYAKGMDDASLRQYIETFIRELIHFFGKEEDQKKTSSPDWIRHQSVKETFIQNVGHGFSKEDLIETIEIKKLSSSPVSELTNWPYEDLFFLVFLNLVEPNLGEGIVFLYDYPPECAALAKIVDGVAKRFEIYWDGLELANAFYELSDEKEQRKRFSEEQELRGKLGKEVFPMDESFLKSLENGFPDCAGISIGMDRLLLKLSGKHGLSEISPYWMEV is encoded by the coding sequence ATGGATTCACTCTCAAAAGATACACTCATTTTTCGTTCCAAAGTATTCCGAAAGGTCCGTGAGATTTTATGGAGAGATGGTTTTTTGGAAGTGGATACACCTACCTTAAAACCTGTTGTGGGGATGGAACCTTATCTTGATCCCTTTGAAGTGCGTTCTCCCAGTGGAGCGGAAAAAGGATATCTCATCACTTCTCCCGAGTACTGTTTGAAACAAATGATGGCCAAAGGTATGACTAGAATCTTTGAACTAGCTCATACATACAGGTCAGGGGAAATGGGCAGTGAATTCCATTCCAAAGAGTTTGTGATGTTAGAACTTTACGCAAAAGGAATGGATGATGCTTCTTTACGCCAGTATATCGAGACGTTTATAAGAGAATTGATTCATTTCTTTGGAAAAGAGGAAGACCAAAAAAAAACATCTAGTCCAGATTGGATTCGCCATCAATCTGTCAAAGAAACATTTATACAAAATGTAGGACATGGGTTTTCCAAAGAAGATTTGATTGAAACGATAGAAATCAAAAAGTTATCATCTTCGCCTGTTTCAGAACTAACAAACTGGCCCTATGAAGATCTTTTCTTTTTAGTTTTTCTAAACCTAGTAGAACCAAATTTAGGTGAAGGCATTGTATTTTTATACGACTATCCTCCTGAATGTGCTGCACTCGCAAAAATTGTAGATGGAGTTGCCAAACGATTTGAGATTTATTGGGACGGGTTAGAACTTGCAAATGCTTTTTATGAACTGAGTGATGAAAAAGAACAAAGGAAAAGATTTAGCGAAGAACAAGAGTTACGTGGAAAATTAGGAAAAGAAGTGTTTCCTATGGATGAGAGTTTTCTTAAGTCCTTAGAAAATGGATTTCCCGATTGTGCTGGGATTTCTATTGGAATGGATCGGCTACTTTTGAAATTATCTGGAAAACACGGACTAAGTGAAATTAGCCCGTATTGGATGGAAGTATAA
- a CDS encoding ZIP family metal transporter — MLDSLLSFHPVVLALFATGFTWFCTAFGAGFVFFFRTVPRPVFNAMLGFASGIMIAASFWSLLLPSIELSERAGNLAWFHVSLGFLSGGLSLYLLHKLLPHLHVGLEENRLEGGKSSFQRSLLLILAITLHNIPEGLAVGVAFGALGDGFTYEALMAAVVVAFGIGIQNIPEGAAVSIPLLREGFSARKSFWYGQLSGFVEPIGGLLGAALVFYVESILPFALSFAAGAMIFVVVEELIPESHTGKETEMSTLGAMFGFVLMMALDVGLG; from the coding sequence ATGTTAGATTCTCTATTGTCATTTCACCCAGTAGTTTTGGCGCTATTTGCCACTGGATTTACTTGGTTTTGTACTGCTTTCGGTGCAGGTTTTGTTTTTTTCTTTCGAACAGTACCAAGACCTGTTTTTAATGCAATGCTCGGCTTTGCTTCAGGCATTATGATTGCGGCGAGTTTTTGGTCTCTTCTATTGCCATCAATCGAACTTTCAGAACGTGCCGGAAATCTTGCTTGGTTCCATGTAAGTCTTGGTTTTTTATCCGGTGGTTTGTCTTTATACCTATTACATAAACTCCTTCCTCATCTTCATGTAGGTTTAGAAGAAAATCGTTTAGAAGGAGGGAAGTCCTCTTTTCAAAGAAGTCTGCTTCTGATTTTGGCAATCACACTTCATAATATTCCTGAAGGTTTAGCTGTTGGAGTCGCCTTCGGTGCGCTTGGTGATGGATTTACATATGAAGCACTCATGGCTGCCGTCGTAGTTGCCTTTGGGATCGGAATTCAAAATATTCCAGAAGGTGCTGCGGTTTCCATTCCCTTGTTACGAGAAGGGTTCTCGGCACGGAAAAGTTTTTGGTATGGGCAACTTTCCGGTTTTGTAGAACCGATTGGGGGTCTTCTCGGTGCAGCCCTTGTTTTTTATGTAGAAAGTATTTTGCCTTTTGCTTTATCTTTTGCAGCGGGGGCGATGATTTTTGTAGTGGTAGAGGAACTCATTCCAGAATCTCATACTGGAAAAGAAACGGAGATGTCCACTCTTGGTGCTATGTTTGGATTTGTTCTTATGATGGCTTTAGATGTAGGCCTTGGTTAA
- a CDS encoding response regulator transcription factor, with the protein MKNILVIEDDPDIGNLIRKSLDSAHYTTSVFENGEDGLKFYKSNHPDLVILDLSLPDIDGMEICRSIRKSDESTPIFILSARTEEIDRIMGLELGADDYITKPFSVRELKTRVDVFFRRWDKKIGIKPNVGQAGEIIRGALKIDSIRRRVTLNENIINISRKEFDILQLLAGSPGKVFSREMILESVWGVEWDGFERMIDSHIKRIRSKLEKNSAQPEWIETIWGIGYRFTDNFENIVVPE; encoded by the coding sequence ATGAAAAATATTTTGGTAATTGAGGACGATCCGGACATCGGGAACCTAATCCGGAAATCTCTCGATTCTGCTCACTACACAACCTCCGTTTTTGAAAATGGCGAAGACGGTTTGAAATTTTACAAATCCAATCATCCTGATTTAGTGATTCTGGACCTTTCTCTACCGGACATTGATGGTATGGAAATTTGCCGTAGCATCCGAAAATCCGATGAAAGTACGCCAATTTTTATTCTTTCCGCAAGGACAGAGGAAATTGATCGCATCATGGGACTTGAGTTAGGTGCTGATGATTACATCACAAAACCATTTTCGGTTCGCGAACTCAAAACTCGAGTGGATGTATTCTTTCGTAGATGGGACAAAAAAATTGGTATCAAACCCAATGTGGGACAAGCCGGAGAAATCATTCGTGGTGCTCTTAAAATTGATTCCATTCGTCGCCGTGTCACTCTAAACGAAAATATCATCAACATTTCTAGAAAAGAATTCGACATCTTACAACTATTAGCTGGTTCACCCGGAAAAGTTTTTTCTCGCGAAATGATTTTAGAATCAGTTTGGGGCGTAGAATGGGATGGATTTGAAAGGATGATCGACAGCCATATCAAACGCATCCGTTCTAAACTAGAAAAAAACTCCGCTCAACCAGAATGGATCGAAACCATTTGGGGAATCGGATATCGTTTCACTGACAACTTTGAAAACATAGTTGTTCCAGAATAA
- the cutA gene encoding divalent-cation tolerance protein CutA yields MASEEILVFTTIGDRDMAEEQISEMLEQGIIVSGTIFPEVELVYLWEGKITVDTENKILLKAKTDKYNAIEEYIMKHHPYIAPEIIRMDVSFGSPAYKAFVADKIKKNS; encoded by the coding sequence ATGGCTTCAGAAGAAATTTTAGTATTTACCACAATTGGCGACCGTGATATGGCCGAAGAACAAATCTCCGAAATGTTAGAACAAGGAATCATCGTATCAGGAACCATTTTCCCTGAAGTAGAACTTGTTTATCTGTGGGAAGGAAAAATCACTGTCGATACCGAAAACAAAATCCTTCTCAAAGCAAAAACTGACAAGTACAATGCGATCGAAGAATACATTATGAAACACCACCCTTACATTGCCCCAGAAATCATTCGTATGGACGTAAGTTTTGGTAGCCCCGCCTACAAAGCGTTTGTTGCCGATAAAATCAAAAAGAATAGCTAA